The genomic segment TGCTGTATCACTGTTGTGGTTTATCCGTGCACTCAAACTTTCATCCACTTATTACAACTGAAAAATAACCGCTGCCTGCGTGTGTGCGTGGCGCGTTTCGACCTCCATATTAGCAGAATACCCAGAAAGCATCTGTTGGTGTCAGAGAAGCAAGAATAGCAGTGATGACAGGGTCGCCTCCAGATAAATGCCATCAAGGGCCTCTCTGTTTCCAATCATGTCAGCCATAACAGACATGTCACCATCACTGACAGTTTAATGAAGCACTGCAAAGACAAGCCCTGTGCAGCTACAAATACATAGTAtatcaatataataataataacaataataataacaacaataataataataataataataataataataataataataataataataataataataataataataataataataataataaccattattattattattatttgtttatacgGGTTTCTTCCTACTTCCCCAATCATCGATTTGCTCCACAAATTCTGTGCGTCTGCGTGCGTGTCCGCGCATCCACGTGTGCCACAGTAAGGATGGAGGTGCTCATGGCTGCGCTGAATGATGGAAGGAGCCGCGGGGCCCACAGAGCGCCCTGTACGGTAGCTTTGATTTCCACGAATCCGCCCGCTATAATATTTCAGGGATTTGATGCAATTTGTCCCCGGCGCTAATCAGATTTGTAACCGCGCAAGGCCGCCCGGCTCTTGATTTCCACTCATTTCCACGGTCCTGTGAAGTTTCTCCGGTCGCGGTTGAAAGGCTCGTCCTTCCCTTGTGGCTCAATTAGGCGGATTATTGTGCTTCTTGAGACGACTCAACTATTCAACTACCAAGATCTCTCGCCTCGCTCgcaaccccccctcccctctttcttcttttcagagAATTTACTAAGGAGTGTAGGCTCGCCCTGACATGACACCACGCAGGAGAAGAACAAAGAGTGCGAGTGAACTGACGGGGAAAAATATCACATTGAAAGAGCTTTTCATAACAATTTAGGACCAAATCAAATAGCTCCACATAGCCTATAGGCACTGTTTCCAACGGGCCATTGCTTCTCACATGCAGAAAAAGTCACTAAGTCCAGCATGAGGTTAAACCAGGCAtgactttaaatattttgaaataagtcTGCCTATTTTAATGACctaaaaaatcttttaaataaacagtctACATTGGAAACTGTAGGTGATGAAATTATGTATTCAAAATATAACtttctcatttttttgtgtcttcCTTAAGctttatgatttttaatttaaaccattttgaaattaaaatgcaacatcAAATTAAGCGATATAGAATAGTATTAAGAGATGGGGAGGGTGGACATGTATTTTTACTGCTcttaatatatgtattttaaatttgattaaatCAATCCGACCACAATCCACCTctcaagaaaacaaacaaacaaacaaacaaaaaacaaacaaaaaacaaacaaacagatatcatagttatttaaatgttagGATTTTATTCTGAATCAAACCCAGTTAACAGCTTTCCTGTGACAGAACTAGAAAATAAATCTGGGCTTCAAATGAGGAGCagatttatttctttgcttcaAGGGGGCTGCGCGTCCACACACAGTTGGATGTAGCCTTACATTACAAATCAGGCCCTGGTTCTGTTTTGAACTTTTGCTTATTGTCCTATTTCTGCCCTGTAGTGAAAGAGGAGGGGGACCGGGAGATCTCCAGCAGTAGAGACAGTCCGCAGGTCCGACTGAAGAAGCCCAGGAAGGCCCGGACGGCCTTCACAGACCACCAGCTGGCACAGCTGGAGCGGAGCTTCGAGCGGCAGAAGTACCTGAGCGTCCAGGACCGCATGGAGCTGGCAGCCTCCCTTAACCTCACTGACACGCAGGTCAAGACCTGGTACCAGAACCGGAGGTAAAGACAATGCTGCAGCTTCCTAAAAAAGAGGGAAATGATGggacaggaagaggaggagttgGGGTGAGGGGAGGGGGGCTAATCTTGTTTGGGCGGTTGGCTCATTAATCCTATATGGACCCAGGGACGCCATGTTTTCCTTCCACCATCACTCCagcaggacttttttttttaatcaactgaTTGTTAGGGGTTAGTTCGTTTgatgcataaaaaataaaaagagagaacttAAACCAATCTGgtataaaaacatgttacaaCTGATTTTTAACAATTAGTCGATAAAAGTTtgatatttctttttgtgtatttatgtgtttcaGTTGTTCACAGAGCAGCTGAAACACATAAAGAAACAATTACTGACCGCAGATCACCAAACTGTCACTGAAGACCCCGTCATGgagtattttttatgtatttcttcATTTAGGTCTACCTTGATTGTATTTTAATGATTGTAATAATTGCtttgcatttaaacacattttccatttaagcacatttttttccttctgtcttaATGTTTCCAGATGGACGGCTGGGATTTTATTTCTTAAGCCTTCAGCATCTTTTATGCAACGGAGTTTTTGCATCACGCATGATAACCGTACAAATAGTTTGAAAACCGACATGTCAGCtttctaaaaatacaaaccaTCTCCttaacgtaaaaaaaaaaaagatttctacAGTTTTCGGTTGAATTACTTTGAGTATTTATTTGTCTACAGCGACTATCAGGCAGctaaatgacagaaataaatataaaaacaacactttGGTCTATGAATAATGCATTGTTGCATGTGTGCATATCAATAATTCAAACAAACCACTATATCTACTCAATTATCTTTATTATGAATTATTCACCTGCTGGAGTGCATGCTGGCAAATCCTTGGGTGTGAATACAAGTGGCTGGCTGGAGATtttggtgatttaaaaaaaaaataaaaggctgaCTTCTAATAAAAGTCCAGGTAAAAAGACAGGAATTATTTTGATGTGTCAAAATCAAACACACTTATTAATACTACATGCATTTATGCTACATCTGCTAAAGGCTAAAACAGggtcttttttctcctccaggaCAAAGTGGAAGAGGCAAACTGCGGTAGGACTCGAGCTGCTGGCGGAGGCTGGAAACTACTCTGCCCTGCAGAGGATGTTTCCGTCCCCGTACTTCTACCCGCAGAGCCTGGTGTCCAATCTGGACCCCGGTGCGGCCCTTTACCTATATAGAGGCCCTTCGGCGCCACCACCGGCCCTACAGAGACCCCTGGTCCCACGGATCCTGCTTCACGGCCTGCAGGGAGGCAGCGAGCCGCCGCCTCCGCCGCCTCCTCTTCCCCCAATGTCCGGCGTGCTTCCTCGGCCAGCTCAGCAGCGGTGAGCTGGCTcctgcagatttttttcccctttctttttttttccttccttttttttttttttttttgtacgcCCACCTTGGCAGCTTGAAACTCATTACCAGaaataacaaagacaaaaagataaaaacgtGATGAACAAGACACAAACTGCTCGGTGCAAAATGACCGATTTAGGCTGAACCCTGTGGATGGAGCTTTGTGACTGAAGGTCGAACTGTCTGTGTGGAAGGATTTATTTTGGACATGATCTTTATTTAtaccttatttattttgtcaataTGAATTAAATCACCTaagttatgtatttatttgatccCAGTTcagtattttcagtgtttttcccaACAAGAGATACAGTTGTTGGTGGCACTTTGACCTAGAGTTCAATGTCAATTAGagctaatattattattattattattattattatgtaatgaCAAACGAATCCATCCatgtaatttgaaaataatgtaGTTAGATCCAAatgaatttttttcttcttttgtaaatCTCATTTTCATTACACCGAACGAACACCATGATCAGCAGTCATGAAGCTGTATATaagaatattttgcattttaatcgGAGGAGACTGCATTTTGAAGAAacgttttgtttgtttgtttgatctaCAAGTGTGTCTTTTACAGACAACTGTGATCCAGTTTGTCATAATAGGCTAGATTAGCCATCAGAAACTATAACGAgtcaagaataaaataaaaaacataaaaaaaaatcttatttgtCTCAGAAATGACGGACTACCTGCCTGGACCCTCGTGTAGACAAAAAGAGGAGAGCTACGGAAGAAATAAATCTATACTATAAagtctttttcttgttcttagtTGAAGTTCTAGCGgagtaaaaatgtcaatttatttaaaaaatacagttttatccCTGCAGATGGGGAATGGGGGGGAGGTAATCacttcagtgattttttttttcaacaaaccCGATTAGAGTCGGGTCCACGTCCAGGTTTAACAGCCTGTTGATTTGCTATACTACATGTATTTGAAGAGACGTTGTGCATTCCTTCTGTTATAACCCTTAATTGTTATACTCTCCTTTTGGTGACAATGTATATTGCAGATATCAAACTTGTGGAGTGGTTCTCGTATATTTCCTGGatcgttttttaaaaaaacaaaaaacaaaaacaaaaaaaagtttatttcgTTCCTCTAGCTTCTCCAAACTCTCCCCCCATgaagtgaagtttttttttttttttttttttttgtgaaattcacAGCAGAACTTGGACAGAAAatcgggggtgggggggatttGATGTAAAAGAGAATTACTTTTATATATGTGGAAATAAAAGTCTTTCATTTAAATCACGTGGCTCTGTGAGTATGTGTGACACAGCAATGCCACAGGGCCTGTCAGGTGGAATCAGCTTTACTTTAAAACGGATTTCTCCACCTAAAACCTGCAACaagtattgatttatttttaaggcATGGCTACTGTTAAAGCCGCAGATCGTTCTACTTCAttccatttttatattatttcgTCCATCTGCTGTGTGCCTAAGGCACAATAAGTCATTTCAGGGTTGTCTTTCTACAAACCGCAACAGAAAATTGTcttttataaacaaacaaatatttattgatttaagtCCTTTCAACCCCAAAGTCAATAGAGGCAAATTTGGCGCTAAATGCAGAAATGCCCAATGCCCATCTGGTCCAATCAGGAACACGAAACCTTTCCACAGCAGATTAGATATAAAGATATCTATGTTTTTATTCTGGCCAGTTATAAACtacaagtatttttatttttttatttttttcactgtaaagTGGTGTGAACACATGTCACTGTCAGTGAGCAAACACTGAGGAGATGGGGGGTGCAGCTTTAATTACACAACTCTTATAGGGAAGCAGCtcgaaaataaacacaattttaggGACACGCGGGTTTTTATTAGAGGAAAACGTGTCTGAATGAATTTGAAGATGTCGAACTACTTTCCCCTCCTCTGTTTGGTTTAGTGTGGTTGACTTAATTTGTTCAATGTtgagatgagtgtgtgtgagggaagaAAAAAGTTAACGAGTGTCACCAGTGGAGCAAGTGCGTTACCATCCGTTTTCTTAACCTTTTCAGTAGAAGAGCGGAGACTTGCAGAAAGAACTTaaccaccacaaaaaaaaaaaagttttagtaaAATGTTCTTGTGAATATGTTGAACTTTATTAGGCTGCTtgttaaatcattttacaagttctatttgtaacttttttatGAATTAGTTTCACTGCATAGTAAAGAGCGCACGCGTTAAAAAAGTGCACTCAAAGATCAATTCCAGCCAAGCAGACGGGTGCGCTGCAGCCCCTGtccacctcctccctccttcGCCTTTCCCATTTTCCTAAATTAACAGCAGCAACTCCAATTCGTTTTCCATAAACAATGCAGGGgatgaaatattaatgttatGTGCGCAATTGTTTAAGTGCCCTAAAATGATCCCATTTGGAAATTGATTGTTTCCATCCTTCTTTTCCTTGAGGGTGCTGGATGTGCGCTCCTCTGCCAAACGGCTCCAACAGCTGGTGACCGGGCTGGAGCTCGCTGCAGATCGGGGATCAGCGTGGGGACAGCTGGTCAGCGGCTCCACCACCCCTCCCTACCTCCCTCATACAAATTTCCCCCAAACACCAACCTCACTCTCCTCCCCCTCCAGGTCTGTGTGGACCCAAAGTTATCCGGCCGTGGCGCGTTGGGGGTTAAAGGAGTTCAGGCTGACGGACAAGACTTGGCGTGTAGGATGTTAACGATTAGACAAAAGACTTTAATAGGTTTTAATTGAAAGTCGATAATGGGTTTGATAGCCAGCTCCCCCTGCTGTCACCTACTGTACGCATGACACCTGTTATGTAGAACCACCACTTAGTGGCTGACCATGCCGTGAAATATCAGACTGACGGCCTGGTGACTGACGTGGGTATGATGCGTAAAGCTGCATTAAAAATAGAGTGGGTCGAGCTTTCGGGTTTTGACGACAGGGGaagtgaaaagggaaaaaaaaaaaaaaaaaaaaaaaaaaaaaaacacttcccaATTTGACAAAAGATCATTATAGTCCCATCACGAGGATCCGTGACCGATTCAAATAACGACGACCGTTTTTATAAAAAGGGGGTTATTCTTGCAAAGTGCGTAGCTGATTATATAGGAAAAGCCCCCCTTGTGTCTTGTTGGATGACTCGgagatatttttttctcttttctttttgcatgtgAAAGACTGGTGGTAAATCCCCCGACTCTTACCGGGGATTGTCCCCGGCTCAGGGTTAATGAAGTGCGGATGGAGTCTCGTTGAGCTCccgacagacaaaaaaaaaaaaagcttagacCCAGAGGATCAGTGGCTCGGCTTAATCCCACATACTcccaatattaataataattctaaagaaaagctgaacaAAAAACTGCCATTTGATGAAATTAAGAGTGAATCAAAGAGTAATTTGCATTGTAGGCTGTGGCGTAAAagttctttcttccttttattcTGTTCAGTGGACGAACGATGCAAATATGCAGCTTGTATTAAGATTGTTTTAATATACTGCCAGcgttctgtttaaaaaaaaaatccatgtggGAGATGAAAAATAGATCAATTAAATTTGTTCAAGAAACACTTGGCCTATTTTTGCCGTTGTTTCTCCAACAATGGCTATGCACGAAAAGGACCAATTCTACAGTTTCATGCGTAAAAGGGATTTGTGCCTTTAGAGTGGCGGCTATATGGTGTTTATATCCCACATGTATGGAAGGAGTTTTGGAATACAATTGAAAGCCACAGcatcacctttaaaaaaaaaaaagatttggcGCTTGATTTTCCAAACAAGCAAATTGgagaaatattcacattttcaaagagaattaagaaacacaaaatacacacgtGTTTATGTTTTAAGATGTGATCATGACGCTTCAGGCTTTGGTAAAAATGCAACTATGGTCTACACTTAGTAGTATTCTGATTACTTAAAgcagaaggaaataaaaaaaaggacaaatagtACTGACCCTGGAAGAATCATAATTTTCCCTAAATATATtagatttttcatttatattaggggcaaaaaaaaataaaaaaaattaccaaactAATTTCCTGTGGTCCTGCTGAAAAtaatgcagagaaaaagagaacagaaaggTTAGTGTTAAAAGAAGTCTAAGAAAGCAATGACAGAGACATTAAGAAAAATTAAGTGCATGATGTATGAGTATCAGCGAGTGTAAAGGGGGAGAGTGTGAAAGAGTGAGAGCAGCAGTCTCCCGG from the Channa argus isolate prfri chromosome 18, Channa argus male v1.0, whole genome shotgun sequence genome contains:
- the LOC137104177 gene encoding LOW QUALITY PROTEIN: barH-like 1 homeobox protein (The sequence of the model RefSeq protein was modified relative to this genomic sequence to represent the inferred CDS: inserted 2 bases in 1 codon; deleted 1 base in 1 codon) — its product is MEASANGSSFGIDSLLSHRPGSPVSKGDSLVGECRSPLEFSPRSDVESGCSSPPSPRRECVEEMAQRQSIAVGLPPHLQHGQISAGSQQRTVTSSFLIRDILADCKPLAACAPYSSNGQPTQEAGRLASKIADDFMEKIHSNSSSDSEYKVKEEGDREISSSRDSPQVRLKKPRKARTAFTDHQLAQLERSFERQKYLSVQDRMELAASLNLTDTQVKTWYQNRRTKWKRQTAVGLELLAEAGNYSALQRMFPSPYFYPQSLVSNLDPGAALYLYRGPSAPPPALQRPLVPRILLHGLQGGSEPPPPPPPLPPMSGVLPRPAQQRVLDVRSSAKRLQQLVTGLELAADRGSAWGQLVSGSTTPPYLPHTNFXPKHQPHSPPPPGLCGPKLSGRGALGVKGVQADGQDLACRMLTIRQKTLIGFN